In the Victivallis sp. Marseille-Q1083 genome, one interval contains:
- a CDS encoding prepilin-type N-terminal cleavage/methylation domain-containing protein, with amino-acid sequence MKHREQFTLIELLVVIAIIAILASMLLPALGRAKASAMATKCLSNLKQNGLTLIMYADESANSLPPTYDDNTNCTWGETMKNSGYESPAILCPTGTPSDYDAGDHWFRYSYGMWAYDYNYVIKLTDSFTGAGGIPYTKEGLSKMIVLADSLDDPATQTQMYHIYGWIEGSRLFDLRHNQKCNALFGDGHAAGFNADEANELGIQYYYRNGVVGKNW; translated from the coding sequence ATGAAACACCGGGAACAGTTTACATTGATTGAATTGCTCGTCGTAATTGCGATCATTGCCATTCTCGCCAGCATGCTGCTGCCGGCACTCGGCCGGGCCAAAGCCAGCGCGATGGCCACCAAATGCCTTTCCAATCTCAAACAGAACGGCCTGACGCTGATCATGTATGCGGACGAGAGCGCCAACAGCCTGCCGCCGACCTACGACGACAACACGAATTGCACCTGGGGGGAAACGATGAAGAATTCCGGCTACGAATCTCCGGCCATCCTCTGTCCAACTGGCACGCCGTCCGACTACGACGCCGGCGACCACTGGTTCCGCTACAGCTACGGCATGTGGGCCTACGATTACAACTACGTGATCAAACTGACCGACAGTTTCACCGGCGCCGGCGGCATTCCCTATACCAAGGAAGGCTTGAGCAAAATGATCGTGCTGGCCGACTCGCTGGACGATCCGGCCACCCAAACGCAAATGTATCACATCTATGGCTGGATTGAAGGCTCGCGCCTCTTCGATTTGCGGCACAACCAGAAGTGCAACGCTCTTTTCGGCGACGGCCATGCCGCCGGTTTCAATGCCGACGAAGCCAACGAGCTGGGCATCCAATACTATTACCGAAACGGCGTGGTCGGCAAAAACTGGTAA
- a CDS encoding substrate-binding domain-containing protein, which yields MMESAPKIVLDNNSPLVTQVAQYLRSYIGANLQTGDKLPSERMLCKMFGVSRITVGKAIASLVQEGVVYQLHGSGTYVADPAAADSSTIAVAVYHSDNAFYSKVVKAIQEEAAQAGFHTLLINTKGEREAENIALRKLRGKVSGIILAPAMNADDEISSELAALIGGNFPVVVICHSGRFPLPVNTVIPNYHLGGYLATSHLIERGYRRILFGATGNIFYRQDIQLRFSGYLQALKDHRLAFHEEWLVMGDGQDVFNGFFQDGLQAAERVAALLEPDTALFSLGDSFAIGLLRGLREKGIAVPEQCGLCGFDDIELAGQWGIELTTVKVLCEDIARESVRIVAEQIRRQHRLIENVITPVELVPRRTTLGKGPRQRIGFPTGNKTGMVPPNQSFSNQN from the coding sequence ATGATGGAATCGGCGCCGAAAATAGTTTTAGACAACAACAGCCCGCTGGTCACCCAGGTGGCGCAATATCTGCGTTCCTACATCGGCGCCAATTTGCAAACCGGCGACAAACTGCCGTCGGAACGGATGCTGTGCAAAATGTTCGGGGTGTCGCGGATCACGGTCGGCAAGGCAATCGCTTCGCTGGTTCAGGAAGGCGTCGTCTACCAACTGCACGGTTCCGGCACCTATGTCGCCGATCCGGCGGCGGCGGATAGCAGCACCATCGCCGTGGCGGTCTACCACAGCGACAATGCCTTCTACAGCAAAGTGGTCAAGGCGATCCAGGAAGAAGCCGCCCAGGCCGGTTTCCACACGCTGCTGATCAACACCAAGGGCGAACGGGAGGCCGAAAATATCGCCCTGCGCAAGCTGCGCGGCAAAGTATCCGGCATCATTCTGGCGCCGGCGATGAACGCCGACGACGAAATTTCCAGCGAACTGGCGGCATTGATCGGTGGAAATTTTCCGGTGGTGGTCATCTGCCACAGCGGGCGGTTTCCGCTGCCGGTCAACACGGTGATCCCCAATTATCATCTGGGCGGTTATCTGGCGACCTCCCACTTGATTGAGCGCGGCTATCGCCGGATATTGTTCGGCGCGACCGGCAATATTTTTTACCGCCAGGACATTCAACTGCGTTTTTCCGGGTATCTCCAGGCGTTGAAGGACCACCGGCTGGCTTTCCATGAAGAGTGGCTGGTGATGGGCGACGGCCAGGATGTCTTCAACGGCTTCTTCCAGGACGGCCTCCAGGCGGCGGAACGGGTGGCGGCGCTGCTGGAACCGGATACGGCGCTGTTTTCGCTGGGCGACTCCTTCGCCATCGGCCTGCTGCGGGGACTGCGCGAGAAAGGCATCGCCGTCCCGGAGCAGTGCGGCCTGTGCGGCTTCGACGATATCGAACTGGCCGGCCAGTGGGGCATCGAACTGACCACCGTCAAGGTACTGTGCGAGGACATCGCCCGGGAATCGGTGCGGATCGTCGCCGAACAGATCCGCCGCCAGCACCGATTGATCGAAAACGTCATCACGCCGGTGGAGCTGGTCCCCCGCCGCACCACCCTTGGCAAAGGCCCCCGGCAGAGGATCGGTTTCCCAACCGGCAATAAAACAGGAATGGTTCCTCCGAATCAATCGTTTTCCAACCAAAATTAG
- a CDS encoding LacI family DNA-binding transcriptional regulator, translating to MQQRTTLIDIAKAAGVCKATVVKVLSGGDTNIRVRPETARRIREAAERLHYRPNLNARALTGRKTQVIGVFIDSMAAASGWQTLAGIEQFAAGRQYRVMVAVAHDNVEELAESYQVFKQYSVDGVITMAHDYPGESERIRKYFGNEEDKIVFVDRPVVPNAVSVSYADCAVTIALDHFNAGGRTRSGIITEDSPYPSSRTRLQQFRRRIVDPRRIYLMPPVDKLSDAETHRHLQQAVEILIKREQLDSVIVASNLWAMDLLPLLNDAGVSVPGQLAVVGWGKERFCRFTRPALSTIELDHTRAGHDAARLLLDWIQTGERPASVEIMPQLVERGSACFARLPVSAAETD from the coding sequence ATGCAGCAGCGTACCACTTTGATCGACATCGCCAAAGCTGCCGGCGTCTGTAAAGCGACGGTGGTCAAGGTCCTTTCCGGCGGCGATACCAACATTCGGGTACGGCCGGAGACTGCCAGGCGGATTCGCGAAGCGGCCGAGCGGTTGCATTACCGGCCCAATTTGAACGCCCGCGCCCTGACCGGGCGGAAAACCCAGGTGATCGGTGTTTTTATCGACAGCATGGCGGCCGCGTCCGGCTGGCAGACACTGGCCGGCATCGAACAATTCGCCGCCGGCCGGCAATACCGGGTCATGGTCGCAGTCGCCCACGACAACGTCGAAGAACTGGCCGAGAGTTATCAGGTATTCAAGCAATACAGTGTCGATGGCGTCATCACGATGGCGCACGACTATCCCGGCGAAAGTGAACGGATCCGGAAATATTTCGGTAACGAGGAAGATAAAATCGTTTTTGTCGACCGTCCGGTTGTGCCGAACGCCGTCAGCGTCAGTTATGCCGACTGCGCGGTGACCATCGCGCTCGACCATTTCAACGCCGGCGGCCGGACCCGCTCCGGCATCATCACCGAAGATTCCCCTTATCCATCCTCCCGGACCCGCCTCCAGCAGTTCCGGCGCAGGATCGTCGATCCGCGACGCATCTATCTGATGCCGCCGGTGGATAAACTGTCCGACGCCGAAACTCATCGGCACCTGCAACAGGCAGTCGAAATTCTGATCAAGCGGGAACAACTGGACAGCGTGATCGTCGCCAGCAATCTTTGGGCGATGGATCTGTTGCCGCTTCTGAACGATGCCGGTGTTTCGGTGCCCGGTCAGTTGGCCGTCGTCGGCTGGGGCAAAGAGCGCTTCTGCCGTTTTACCCGTCCGGCGTTGAGTACGATCGAACTTGATCATACCCGGGCCGGACACGATGCCGCCAGATTGCTGCTTGACTGGATTCAAACCGGTGAGCGTCCCGCTTCGGTCGAGATCATGCCGCAACTGGTCGAACGGGGGTCCGCGTGTTTCGCCCGGTTGCCGGTGAGTGCAGCAGAAACCGACTGA
- a CDS encoding lipocalin family protein, whose product MMKKISQLLSAVVVAGLSVGQRRAGTTTGIPAVTGFEAERYLGRWYEIARLPHFFERDMDFVTAEYSRRKDGRIRVLNAGERDGRRKTAEGIAVPAGASTVGELRVSFFRPFYGGYRIIYLEPDYSAAIVAGSTKTYLWLLARSPELPAEQLQRYSERIAGWGFEVDRLEYPQQSSDRALA is encoded by the coding sequence ATGATGAAAAAAATCAGTCAATTATTGTCGGCGGTTGTCGTGGCGGGGCTATCGGTCGGGCAGCGGCGGGCCGGAACAACAACCGGTATTCCGGCGGTGACCGGTTTCGAGGCGGAACGCTACCTGGGACGGTGGTATGAAATTGCCAGATTGCCGCATTTTTTTGAACGGGATATGGACTTCGTTACCGCTGAATATTCACGCCGGAAGGATGGCCGGATTCGGGTGTTGAATGCCGGGGAGCGTGATGGCCGGAGAAAAACGGCGGAGGGGATTGCCGTCCCAGCCGGCGCCAGCACGGTCGGTGAATTGCGGGTTTCATTCTTCCGGCCGTTTTACGGCGGTTATCGGATTATTTATCTGGAACCGGATTATTCCGCCGCAATCGTTGCCGGTTCGACGAAGACTTATCTGTGGCTTCTGGCACGTTCTCCGGAGTTGCCGGCGGAACAGCTTCAACGCTATTCGGAACGAATCGCCGGTTGGGGCTTTGAAGTTGACCGGCTGGAATATCCACAGCAATCATCTGATCGCGCATTGGCATGA
- a CDS encoding IS630 family transposase, with amino-acid sequence METQDARKLDKVALEERRKQAVRLYQSGKCNNCTEIGKIVGAHRNTVGKWISKWKKSGLSALKVKKCGRPVGFGRRLLPHEESKIRKDLVDHCPDQLKLPFALWTRQAVRLHIKISFGIEIPVRTMGEYLKRWGFTPQKPVKKAYQRNEAHVQKWLIEEYPRIKKLAKSEDADIFWGDETGIRNDEAKGRSYAPKGNPPVQAVNPVREKVNMISAITNQGKTHFMFYSETMTAQLLIQFMERLIRQNERKVYLILDNLRVHHSKTLTGFLQENAAFIRLFYLPSYSPDLNPDEYLNRDLKSNLSNKPLGRAKGKITEHAKLHMEMIAEQPERIKKLFHSKTVLYAS; translated from the coding sequence ATGGAAACTCAAGATGCCCGAAAACTCGATAAGGTCGCTCTTGAAGAGCGGCGCAAGCAGGCCGTGAGATTGTATCAAAGCGGCAAATGTAATAATTGTACAGAAATCGGAAAAATCGTCGGAGCGCACCGCAACACGGTGGGCAAGTGGATAAGCAAGTGGAAAAAAAGCGGCTTGTCTGCTTTGAAAGTAAAGAAATGCGGTCGTCCAGTCGGCTTTGGACGCCGTCTGCTTCCGCATGAAGAGAGTAAGATACGGAAAGATTTGGTCGATCATTGTCCGGATCAGTTAAAATTGCCATTTGCGCTCTGGACTCGTCAGGCGGTACGGTTGCACATCAAGATTTCGTTTGGAATCGAAATACCAGTCCGAACCATGGGGGAGTACTTGAAACGCTGGGGATTTACGCCGCAAAAACCAGTTAAGAAAGCTTATCAGCGCAATGAGGCGCACGTTCAAAAATGGCTGATTGAGGAGTATCCCCGAATCAAAAAGCTGGCAAAATCAGAAGATGCGGATATCTTTTGGGGGGATGAAACAGGAATTCGCAATGACGAGGCCAAGGGCCGCAGTTATGCGCCGAAAGGCAACCCCCCGGTGCAAGCAGTCAATCCGGTACGCGAAAAAGTTAATATGATCAGCGCGATTACCAACCAGGGGAAAACTCATTTCATGTTTTACAGCGAAACGATGACAGCTCAACTCCTGATCCAATTCATGGAACGTCTGATTCGTCAAAATGAGCGGAAAGTGTATTTGATTCTGGATAACCTGCGGGTTCACCACAGCAAAACGTTGACTGGTTTTCTGCAGGAAAACGCGGCTTTCATCAGGCTATTTTACTTGCCGAGCTACAGTCCCGACCTGAACCCGGATGAATATCTCAACCGCGACTTGAAATCAAATCTGAGCAACAAGCCCTTGGGGCGCGCCAAAGGAAAAATAACCGAACATGCCAAGCTACATATGGAAATGATAGCTGAACAACCGGAACGAATCAAGAAATTATTCCATTCCAAGACTGTTTTATATGCAAGTTAG
- a CDS encoding glycerophosphodiester phosphodiesterase family protein: MIKKTLKIVGHRGLPATYPENTLISFERAIAAGVDAIEFDVHRTADDRLVVTHDDTVERCSDGHGAVRAQTLAELRQLDFGGWKAPEFAGTRLPTLEETLDCLGAAPTLEILIELKENDEACTELLARELKCRRLVDRCAVLSFYANQLATMHELLPAVRLQGFRLHDFAVPVPNAYELITRLCIWLDQLDMAEIDRFHARGIQVDTCPVDTPAALAKALAFPVDTITTNAADVILNELVRRNSAPAEIFEVV, encoded by the coding sequence ATGATAAAAAAGACTTTGAAAATCGTCGGCCATCGCGGCCTGCCGGCCACTTATCCGGAAAATACCCTGATTTCCTTTGAGCGGGCGATCGCCGCCGGCGTCGATGCCATTGAATTCGATGTCCATCGCACGGCGGACGACCGGCTGGTGGTCACCCACGACGACACGGTGGAACGCTGCAGCGACGGTCACGGCGCGGTCCGGGCGCAAACGCTGGCTGAATTGCGGCAACTGGATTTCGGCGGCTGGAAAGCGCCGGAATTCGCCGGTACCCGGCTGCCGACCCTGGAGGAAACCCTCGATTGTCTGGGCGCTGCGCCGACGTTGGAAATCCTGATTGAACTCAAGGAAAATGATGAGGCGTGCACTGAACTGCTGGCCCGGGAATTGAAGTGCCGGCGGTTGGTTGACCGCTGCGCCGTCCTGTCGTTTTACGCCAACCAACTGGCCACGATGCACGAATTGTTGCCGGCAGTGCGGCTGCAGGGATTCCGGCTGCACGATTTCGCGGTTCCCGTGCCGAATGCTTACGAATTGATCACGCGGCTCTGCATCTGGCTCGACCAGTTGGACATGGCGGAGATCGATCGTTTTCATGCCCGCGGCATTCAGGTGGACACCTGCCCGGTCGACACCCCTGCGGCCCTGGCCAAAGCCCTCGCTTTCCCGGTCGACACCATCACTACCAATGCTGCTGACGTCATTCTGAACGAACTGGTCCGGCGCAATTCCGCGCCGGCAGAAATCTTCGAGGTAGTCTGA
- a CDS encoding glycoside hydrolase family 18 protein — protein sequence MKIRWTGLLAALTLGWVNAAELPPPVIGGYYEVGGDYDSYPCDRVHPDYNILYNAFLQAGAAGELLLDQEHLPNPELVRHGHQRNLPVLVSLGGVTPFVEVTATPEKCAAYVDKVIKHVQKYDYDGIDVDWEHPREPEQGARWTALIRSLRSELDKLGKRNGRKMYLTTALPPGDWAWQHNDFAVMRDCLDYINVMCYDSGWNSSTYHAPMHANPADPGQVNFVEQLEFLEKKVGYPRSKIIVGLPFYGNYFEADQPFVPVDPQHWRQVTYADALKLSEGYKRSYEVNSGGVWAWAPDQKKLVIYDSPQSIYDKTQYYLNQGYGGVFCWAVNRDVLPDGSQPLTGAMMQSANDFSAAQAVKSKKITAGD from the coding sequence ATGAAAATAAGGTGGACAGGATTGCTTGCCGCGCTGACTTTGGGCTGGGTGAATGCCGCGGAGCTTCCCCCGCCGGTGATCGGCGGCTATTATGAAGTCGGCGGCGATTACGACAGTTATCCGTGCGACCGGGTTCATCCGGATTACAACATCCTTTACAATGCGTTTCTGCAGGCCGGTGCCGCCGGCGAACTGTTGCTGGATCAGGAGCATCTGCCGAACCCGGAGCTGGTCAGGCACGGCCATCAGCGCAATCTGCCGGTACTGGTTTCGCTCGGTGGTGTCACGCCGTTCGTCGAAGTGACCGCCACACCGGAAAAATGCGCCGCTTATGTCGATAAAGTGATCAAACACGTTCAAAAGTACGATTACGACGGCATCGACGTCGACTGGGAGCACCCGCGCGAACCGGAGCAGGGCGCGCGCTGGACAGCATTGATCCGGTCGCTTCGCAGCGAACTGGACAAACTGGGCAAGCGGAACGGCCGGAAGATGTATTTGACCACCGCTTTGCCGCCGGGCGACTGGGCCTGGCAACATAACGACTTCGCGGTGATGCGGGACTGCCTGGATTACATCAACGTGATGTGCTACGATTCCGGCTGGAACTCCTCGACCTATCATGCGCCGATGCACGCCAATCCAGCCGATCCCGGCCAGGTCAATTTCGTCGAGCAATTGGAATTTCTGGAAAAAAAGGTCGGCTATCCCCGCTCGAAAATCATCGTCGGACTGCCGTTTTACGGCAACTATTTCGAGGCGGACCAGCCTTTCGTCCCGGTCGATCCCCAGCATTGGCGGCAGGTGACTTATGCCGACGCGCTGAAGCTCAGCGAAGGATATAAACGGAGCTACGAAGTAAACTCCGGCGGAGTCTGGGCCTGGGCGCCGGATCAAAAAAAGCTGGTCATTTACGATTCGCCGCAAAGCATTTACGACAAGACGCAGTATTATCTCAACCAGGGATACGGCGGGGTCTTCTGCTGGGCGGTCAACCGGGATGTGCTGCCGGACGGCAGCCAGCCGCTGACCGGGGCGATGATGCAGTCGGCAAACGATTTCAGCGCCGCCCAGGCGGTAAAATCGAAAAAAATTACCGCCGGCGATTGA
- the uvsE gene encoding UV DNA damage repair endonuclease UvsE, with translation MMITWGLCCLFRREPIKFRRATAAGLAGYGRREQLHRLAELVRFNLENLVLALATCRRLDIGAFRINSELLPLATHPAVGYQLDELPGAERIRQRFAEVRNYAAAHALRLSFHPDQFVVLNSPNCAVVQNSLRELQHQALLAGLCGAAEINLHAGGVYGDKRSALQRWRNAIAGLPSAVVQRLTLENDDRCYTPADLLPVCRELQIPLVYDVHHHRVNPDHLSIEEATRAAARTWASRHATPHFHLSSPAIPWQEPGDHRSHAETIDPADFPAGWRHLDLTVDVEAKAKELAIRKLRGELAAGTADSR, from the coding sequence ATGATGATCACCTGGGGGTTATGTTGTCTGTTTCGTCGAGAACCGATCAAATTCCGTCGCGCCACCGCCGCCGGTCTGGCCGGTTACGGCCGCCGGGAACAACTGCATCGGCTGGCTGAACTCGTTCGGTTCAATCTGGAAAACCTTGTTCTGGCTCTGGCCACCTGCCGACGGTTGGACATCGGCGCTTTCCGGATCAATTCGGAACTGCTGCCGCTGGCTACCCATCCCGCGGTCGGTTATCAGCTTGACGAACTGCCGGGGGCGGAGCGGATCAGGCAACGATTTGCCGAGGTCAGGAATTATGCCGCCGCCCATGCCCTGCGCTTGAGCTTCCATCCGGATCAGTTCGTCGTGCTGAATTCCCCGAACTGCGCGGTGGTGCAAAACTCCCTTCGGGAATTGCAGCATCAGGCATTGCTGGCCGGGCTGTGCGGCGCCGCTGAAATCAACCTGCATGCCGGCGGCGTCTATGGCGACAAACGATCCGCCCTGCAGCGTTGGCGCAACGCTATCGCCGGGCTGCCGTCGGCGGTCGTACAGCGCCTGACGCTGGAAAATGACGACCGTTGTTACACGCCTGCCGACCTTCTGCCGGTTTGCCGGGAATTGCAGATTCCGCTGGTTTACGACGTTCACCATCACCGGGTCAACCCGGACCATCTGTCCATCGAGGAAGCGACTCGCGCCGCCGCCCGAACCTGGGCGAGCCGTCATGCCACCCCGCATTTCCACTTGTCCAGTCCGGCGATTCCGTGGCAGGAACCCGGCGATCACCGCTCTCACGCCGAAACGATCGATCCAGCCGACTTTCCTGCCGGCTGGCGCCATTTGGATTTGACCGTCGACGTCGAAGCGAAAGCGAAGGAACTGGCGATCCGGAAACTGCGTGGGGAACTGGCCGCCGGTACGGCCGATTCCCGATGA
- a CDS encoding alcohol dehydrogenase catalytic domain-containing protein, which yields MNSLPPTMLAWPLFGAGLERLGRHGRPCRIPVPAIRPGELLVRIDAIGLCFSDLKLIRAGERHPRVISGDLAADPVIPGHEAVMTVVEVGADLAGRFKIGQRFAIQPDIYIDGVNNSYGYAINGGLAQYSVLDYRALDGDGGCYLLELDESIPSAVAALFEPWTCVLAAYQITKRTDPKPHGRALLVGGDPQAGYQAGEAFESIRFETVDAYLLTKNQLAEFNRQLRLECRKLSALPDRPLYSDIFLLDVADPELAAAASRLGERGACINFIGVAPERLNLDVGSIHYRGWFYQGTPERNLSLACRRNVRSHCQPGGYCWLPGGAGAMGQMHIQLAVETADGPAHILVSDPDQARLDHLKRLLADRIAARRIEFLALNPATMTAEAFDEQLQRFAPDGFDDIIMLVPTAAVLEHAARFLGADGLMNIFAGIPAGNAGQLELSPIIRDGVRFVGSSGSTTADMRHCLELVSQGRLHPGSALAAIGGMNAVPAGLKAVADAGFPGKTVIFPNCPDLPLMPLAQLTSQFPEIASMLDDAGNYTLATEQALKARFSTEP from the coding sequence ATGAATTCCCTTCCTCCCACCATGCTGGCCTGGCCGCTGTTCGGCGCCGGGCTTGAACGGCTCGGCCGCCACGGCCGCCCCTGCCGTATCCCTGTTCCGGCAATCCGCCCCGGCGAACTGCTGGTCAGGATTGACGCAATCGGGCTGTGCTTCTCCGACCTCAAGTTGATCCGGGCCGGCGAACGTCATCCGCGGGTCATCTCCGGCGATCTGGCCGCCGATCCGGTCATTCCCGGCCATGAAGCGGTGATGACGGTCGTCGAGGTCGGCGCCGATTTGGCCGGACGCTTTAAAATCGGTCAGCGTTTCGCCATCCAGCCGGATATCTATATCGACGGCGTCAATAATTCCTACGGTTACGCGATCAACGGCGGACTGGCACAATACAGCGTACTCGATTACCGGGCGCTCGACGGCGACGGCGGCTGTTATCTCCTCGAACTCGACGAGTCGATCCCGAGTGCGGTGGCAGCGTTGTTCGAACCCTGGACCTGTGTACTGGCCGCCTATCAAATCACCAAGCGTACCGACCCGAAACCGCACGGCCGTGCCCTGCTGGTTGGCGGTGATCCCCAAGCCGGCTATCAGGCCGGCGAAGCATTCGAATCAATTAGATTTGAAACCGTAGACGCTTATTTATTAACGAAAAATCAACTCGCGGAATTCAATCGGCAGCTCCGGCTCGAATGCCGGAAATTATCCGCGTTGCCGGACCGTCCGTTATACAGTGACATCTTTCTGCTTGACGTCGCCGATCCGGAACTGGCGGCGGCTGCCTCCCGGCTGGGCGAACGCGGTGCCTGTATCAATTTTATCGGCGTCGCCCCCGAGCGGCTCAATCTCGATGTCGGCAGCATCCATTATCGCGGCTGGTTCTACCAGGGTACACCCGAACGCAACCTGTCGCTGGCCTGCCGCCGTAATGTCCGCAGCCATTGCCAGCCGGGCGGTTATTGCTGGCTGCCCGGCGGTGCCGGCGCCATGGGGCAGATGCATATCCAACTGGCCGTCGAAACGGCAGACGGCCCGGCGCATATCCTGGTCAGCGATCCCGACCAAGCCCGCCTCGATCACCTGAAACGGCTGCTGGCGGACCGGATTGCCGCACGCCGGATTGAATTTCTGGCGTTGAATCCGGCGACGATGACGGCGGAAGCGTTCGACGAACAACTGCAACGTTTCGCCCCGGACGGGTTCGACGATATCATCATGCTGGTTCCAACAGCGGCAGTGTTGGAGCACGCGGCCCGATTTCTCGGTGCGGACGGTCTGATGAATATCTTCGCCGGCATTCCGGCCGGCAATGCCGGACAGCTTGAACTGTCGCCGATCATCCGGGACGGAGTCCGTTTCGTCGGCTCCAGCGGCAGTACCACCGCCGACATGCGCCACTGTCTTGAGCTGGTTTCGCAAGGCAGATTGCATCCGGGCTCCGCCCTGGCGGCCATCGGCGGCATGAATGCCGTCCCCGCCGGTTTGAAGGCGGTTGCCGACGCCGGTTTTCCCGGCAAAACGGTAATTTTCCCGAATTGTCCGGACCTGCCGCTGATGCCGTTGGCCCAACTGACCTCCCAATTCCCGGAAATTGCTTCGATGCTGGATGACGCCGGAAATTATACACTGGCGACTGAACAAGCTTTGAAAGCCCGCTTTTCAACTGAACCTTAA
- a CDS encoding type II secretion system protein, translated as MSKTSFTLIELLVVIAIISILASMLLPALAKAKAKALQIKCIGNLKQQGLASALYSGDNDEYLPMTLDPNGRKIFYGTPWHESMYEYVGGTLTELKAGDKYSEIFSCPADSCEFATNETNTGIIITTTNYLYNVYMGRLEWGGYNNPVRSGMACLTSNTVQIADGCAAATKTWGPYFAVLSRTDAQRYLHVRHGKKLNQLHVDGRAEAGHYDEWSEDDYCQVYWLPVH; from the coding sequence ATGTCGAAAACCAGCTTCACACTTATTGAATTACTCGTCGTTATAGCGATCATTTCCATACTTGCTTCCATGTTGCTGCCGGCATTGGCCAAGGCCAAAGCCAAGGCGCTGCAGATCAAATGCATCGGCAATCTCAAACAGCAGGGACTGGCCAGTGCGTTGTACAGCGGCGACAACGACGAATATCTGCCGATGACGTTGGATCCGAATGGCCGCAAAATCTTTTACGGCACCCCGTGGCATGAATCAATGTACGAATACGTCGGCGGAACCTTGACCGAACTCAAGGCGGGCGATAAGTACAGTGAAATTTTCAGTTGTCCGGCCGATTCCTGCGAATTTGCCACCAACGAAACCAACACCGGTATAATCATCACGACGACCAATTATCTCTATAACGTCTATATGGGACGGCTGGAGTGGGGCGGTTACAACAATCCGGTGCGTTCCGGGATGGCTTGCCTGACTTCAAACACGGTTCAGATTGCCGACGGTTGCGCCGCCGCGACGAAGACCTGGGGGCCTTATTTCGCCGTACTCTCCCGGACGGATGCCCAACGATATCTGCATGTGCGCCACGGCAAAAAACTGAATCAGCTTCATGTGGACGGCCGCGCCGAAGCCGGGCATTATGACGAGTGGTCCGAAGACGATTATTGCCAGGTCTACTGGCTGCCGGTTCATTAA